The following coding sequences lie in one Mucilaginibacter sp. KACC 22773 genomic window:
- a CDS encoding SGNH/GDSL hydrolase family protein, with protein MRKLYFIILFLVTSGALSTCQAQSLVLKSKDTHIRYTGRINMTDEAAEFYWTGSSAVINFKGTGVSAVLQDERGENYFTIIVDGKVTNTLHLENAQKTYTLAEGLPDGNHSLELFKRTEWDKGKTTFVQFILDKGASILPAPPVKKRKIEFFGNSITCGYAVEDTTGQDRGSAPYENGYISYAAITARHYDAAYVATAKSGIGVLVSWFPLIMTEMYNRLDPTDPTSLWDFTKYTPDVVVINLFQNDSWIVKMPDNPQFKERFGTKPPEADQIVKAYREMVKNIRKKYPKAQILCILGSMDATKDGSPWPGYIEKAVASLSDKGIYTHMIPYKNTPGHPSAKEQQAMADDLIAFMDKNIKW; from the coding sequence ATGCGTAAATTATACTTTATAATTCTGTTCCTGGTAACTTCAGGGGCCCTATCAACCTGCCAGGCGCAAAGCCTGGTGCTCAAAAGCAAGGATACCCATATCCGCTATACCGGCCGCATTAACATGACCGATGAGGCTGCGGAATTTTACTGGACAGGTTCATCGGCCGTAATTAACTTTAAAGGTACCGGCGTATCGGCTGTGTTACAGGACGAGCGGGGCGAAAACTATTTTACAATTATTGTAGATGGTAAGGTAACCAACACCTTACACCTGGAAAATGCCCAGAAAACATACACCCTTGCCGAAGGCCTTCCCGACGGTAACCATAGCCTTGAACTATTCAAACGCACCGAATGGGATAAGGGTAAAACCACTTTTGTGCAGTTTATATTGGATAAAGGGGCATCTATATTACCGGCGCCACCTGTTAAAAAACGCAAAATTGAATTTTTTGGCAATTCTATCACCTGCGGTTACGCTGTTGAAGATACTACAGGGCAGGATAGAGGGAGTGCCCCTTACGAGAACGGCTATATTAGCTATGCCGCTATAACAGCACGCCATTATGATGCGGCTTATGTGGCAACGGCTAAAAGCGGCATAGGCGTATTGGTAAGCTGGTTCCCGCTCATTATGACCGAAATGTATAATCGCCTTGACCCAACCGACCCGACAAGCCTTTGGGATTTTACAAAATATACCCCCGATGTAGTGGTAATCAACCTGTTTCAAAACGATTCGTGGATAGTTAAAATGCCTGATAACCCACAATTTAAAGAACGTTTCGGCACAAAGCCACCCGAGGCTGATCAAATCGTCAAAGCCTACCGGGAGATGGTAAAAAATATCCGCAAAAAATATCCTAAAGCCCAAATCCTTTGCATTCTGGGCAGTATGGATGCCACCAAAGACGGTTCGCCATGGCCCGGATATATCGAAAAGGCCGTTGCAAGTTTAAGCGATAAAGGCATTTACACTCACATGATCCCTTACAAGAATACGCCAGGGCACCCAAGCGCTAAGGAACAGCAGGCCATGGCCGATGACTTGATAGCGTTTATGGACAAGAATATTAAGTGGTGA
- a CDS encoding CoA transferase subunit A — protein MNKVVSDADEAIRDIRDGMTLMLGGFGLCGLPEKCIAALVKKGVSQLTCISNNAGVDDFGIGLMLQQRQVKKMISSYVGENAEFERQLLSGELEVELIPQGTLATRCMAAGYGMPAIFTPAGVGTEVAIGKEVRNFNGKDYLMEMAFDADFAIVKAWKGDTMGNLIYKSTARNFNPVMAMAGKVTIAEVEELVEPGELDPDHIHTPGIYVHRIFQGKDYEKRIEHRTVRVI, from the coding sequence ATGAACAAAGTAGTAAGTGATGCCGATGAGGCCATTCGCGACATCCGGGACGGTATGACCCTGATGTTGGGTGGTTTTGGTTTATGCGGATTACCCGAAAAATGTATAGCCGCACTGGTAAAAAAAGGAGTAAGCCAGCTTACCTGTATCAGCAACAATGCCGGTGTTGATGACTTTGGCATCGGACTGATGCTGCAACAGCGCCAGGTAAAAAAAATGATTTCATCGTACGTTGGCGAAAACGCCGAATTTGAACGCCAGCTGTTAAGCGGCGAACTTGAGGTGGAGCTAATCCCTCAGGGTACGCTGGCAACACGGTGTATGGCCGCAGGCTACGGCATGCCAGCTATTTTTACCCCGGCGGGCGTTGGTACCGAGGTAGCAATAGGCAAAGAAGTCCGCAATTTTAATGGTAAAGATTACCTGATGGAAATGGCTTTTGATGCCGATTTTGCCATTGTAAAAGCCTGGAAAGGCGATACCATGGGTAACCTTATCTATAAATCGACCGCCCGGAATTTTAACCCTGTTATGGCTATGGCCGGAAAGGTAACCATTGCAGAGGTAGAGGAACTTGTTGAACCTGGTGAGTTGGATCCCGATCACATTCATACGCCGGGAATTTATGTACATAGGATTTTTCAGGGTAAAGACTACGAAAAACGGATTGAACATAGAACGGTGAGAGTAATTTGA
- a CDS encoding 3-oxoacid CoA-transferase subunit B, protein MLDKNGIAKRIAKEIKDGYYVNLGIGIPTLVANYIPETMDVVLQSENGLLGMGPFPFEGEEDPDVINAGKQTITMLPGSSIFDSAMSFGMIRARKVNLTILGAMEVSENGDIANWKIPGKMVKGMGGAMDLVASAENIIVAMQHVNKAGESKLLPKCTLPLTGVHCVKKIVTELGVFDVLPQGGFKLLERAPGVTVEEIIKATAGELIIEGEVPEIVL, encoded by the coding sequence ATGTTAGATAAAAACGGCATCGCTAAACGCATCGCCAAAGAAATAAAAGACGGTTACTATGTTAACCTTGGTATAGGTATCCCCACATTGGTGGCCAATTACATCCCCGAAACGATGGATGTGGTTTTGCAATCGGAAAACGGGTTGTTGGGGATGGGGCCATTTCCGTTTGAGGGAGAAGAAGACCCGGATGTAATTAACGCGGGTAAGCAAACTATTACCATGCTGCCTGGTTCCTCAATATTCGATTCGGCTATGAGTTTCGGGATGATCAGAGCCAGGAAGGTTAACCTGACTATCCTGGGCGCCATGGAAGTATCCGAGAACGGGGATATAGCCAACTGGAAGATTCCCGGCAAAATGGTGAAGGGTATGGGTGGTGCTATGGACCTGGTGGCATCGGCAGAAAATATCATTGTAGCCATGCAGCACGTAAACAAAGCGGGCGAATCGAAGTTATTACCTAAGTGCACCTTGCCTTTAACCGGCGTGCACTGTGTAAAAAAGATAGTAACCGAGCTGGGCGTATTTGACGTTTTGCCGCAGGGCGGCTTTAAATTACTGGAGCGAGCCCCCGGCGTAACTGTAGAAGAGATAATAAAAGCGACCGCCGGGGAGTTAATTATAGAAGGAGAGGTGCCGGAGATAGTGCTCTAA
- a CDS encoding superinfection immunity protein, with product MIDYPELILIFILLSITMPVYLLPSIMAREKNNFTSVLLLNVLLGWTVIAWIISLVWALRTDKDPLRSYKLNTHNCCPKIEAELTKLRNLFRAGVITKTDYHNETRKIIGN from the coding sequence ATGATAGATTATCCAGAACTGATACTAATATTCATTTTGTTATCCATTACAATGCCCGTTTATCTGTTGCCATCTATAATGGCCAGGGAGAAAAATAACTTTACATCAGTATTATTGCTTAATGTACTTTTAGGCTGGACGGTGATAGCCTGGATAATTTCGTTAGTGTGGGCGCTCCGCACTGATAAAGACCCGCTGCGATCATACAAACTCAATACCCACAACTGCTGTCCTAAAATAGAAGCTGAACTTACAAAATTGAGAAACCTGTTCAGGGCCGGCGTAATTACCAAAACCGATTACCACAACGAAACCAGGAAAATTATAGGAAACTGA
- a CDS encoding uridine kinase family protein, translating to MNKPYIIGIAGGSGSGKTFFLKCFLEHFTADEVSLVSQDDYYIPVAHNMTKEENKLYNFDLPSTIDDRHFHDDIGKLLNKEPVIKHEYTFNNPDAIPKVLEIKPAPILIVEGLFILHFKEIAGMLDMKIFIEAEDDIALQRRLKRDLLERGYSHDDVMYKWVNHVVPAYKEFLLPYKDECDKVITNNTHVADDIIAVTEEISANLREKLF from the coding sequence ATGAATAAACCTTATATTATTGGAATTGCCGGTGGAAGCGGATCTGGCAAAACTTTTTTTTTGAAATGTTTCCTGGAGCATTTTACTGCTGATGAAGTATCGTTGGTGTCGCAGGATGACTACTATATCCCCGTGGCGCACAATATGACCAAGGAGGAGAATAAGCTATACAACTTTGATTTACCCTCGACTATAGATGACCGGCATTTTCATGATGATATTGGCAAGCTTTTAAATAAAGAACCGGTTATTAAGCATGAGTATACCTTCAACAACCCCGATGCCATCCCAAAGGTGCTGGAAATAAAGCCTGCCCCAATCCTGATAGTAGAAGGCCTGTTTATCCTGCATTTTAAAGAGATTGCCGGCATGCTGGATATGAAAATTTTCATAGAGGCCGAAGACGACATAGCCCTGCAGCGCCGCCTTAAACGCGATTTGCTGGAACGTGGCTACTCGCACGATGATGTGATGTACAAATGGGTAAACCATGTGGTGCCAGCTTATAAAGAGTTCCTGTTACCTTACAAAGATGAATGCGATAAGGTGATAACCAACAACACACACGTTGCGGACGATATCATCGCAGTAACAGAAGAAATATCAGCTAATTTGAGAGAAAAGCTTTTTTAA
- a CDS encoding LysM peptidoglycan-binding domain-containing protein gives MKLKVLLLIAPLLTISVSVFASTAKDSIGVENQNGKKIILHKLDPKDNYYSIGRRYKVSPKAIIQFNNNAPLKIGGTIKVPTDLPFDEAQTATTVQPTKPAVQPAVVQQKTQVQPAVTKTSPVVQQPVAQPQQAPVVQQPVAATPKPATPAPATTQPATAVNMDNVQQYKISAGETIYSIAKRFNTSVEDIRNLNNLSSDDLKADQIIKVRTGMPPEERTVAKQDVLKTDSANMPIDSADAKFKANRFGLYEKNEKGVATWIDDTSLDPKKELVLHRTAPIGTVIKITNPMNNHTTYAKVVGRFTDSEATKNVLIVMTKNTADALGALDKRINVNISYGSPNE, from the coding sequence ATGAAATTAAAGGTCCTTTTATTGATCGCTCCCCTACTAACCATTTCTGTCTCCGTTTTTGCAAGCACTGCTAAAGATTCCATTGGTGTTGAAAACCAGAATGGTAAAAAAATCATCCTTCACAAATTAGATCCTAAAGACAATTACTACTCCATAGGCAGGCGCTATAAAGTAAGCCCAAAAGCCATTATCCAGTTTAACAACAACGCACCGCTTAAAATTGGCGGCACCATTAAGGTGCCTACCGACCTGCCATTTGATGAAGCCCAAACGGCAACTACAGTGCAGCCAACAAAACCGGCGGTACAACCGGCTGTAGTACAGCAAAAGACCCAGGTTCAGCCCGCTGTTACCAAAACGTCACCGGTAGTTCAGCAACCGGTAGCACAGCCACAGCAGGCACCGGTAGTACAGCAACCCGTGGCAGCAACACCAAAACCAGCTACACCGGCACCGGCAACAACGCAGCCAGCTACAGCGGTAAATATGGATAACGTACAACAGTATAAAATATCGGCCGGCGAAACAATTTACTCAATTGCCAAAAGATTCAATACTTCGGTTGAGGACATCAGGAATTTAAACAACTTAAGCTCTGATGATCTAAAAGCCGACCAGATAATCAAAGTTCGTACCGGTATGCCGCCAGAAGAACGGACGGTTGCCAAGCAGGATGTATTGAAAACCGATTCGGCAAACATGCCAATTGATAGTGCCGACGCAAAATTTAAAGCCAACCGTTTTGGCTTATATGAAAAAAACGAAAAAGGCGTAGCCACCTGGATAGATGATACCAGCCTTGACCCTAAAAAAGAATTGGTGTTACACCGCACCGCACCAATAGGCACGGTTATAAAAATCACCAACCCGATGAATAATCATACTACTTATGCTAAAGTAGTGGGTCGTTTTACTGATAGCGAGGCTACCAAAAATGTGCTCATTGTAATGACCAAAAACACTGCCGATGCTTTAGGCGCATTAGATAAACGCATTAACGTAAATATCAGCTACGGAAGCCCGAATGAATAA
- a CDS encoding DUF4905 domain-containing protein, translated as MTKLLPFIQHQCKWPVWRIEIDGPGNIIFLEVRNSGDKLVSFTSINLDSGIVNFEGLTTPERWLTGIETAFDGVLVLHNYQSEKGPAHKGLTAIDGLSGKTLWSNYTLAFDHLSATGPVVYNTQIQPPKLVLADIKTGGIVRTYQPVIDVGFNNHILSPQVLPAQAFKSLPPGVDAYGNTVDYLEHNNFRIVSLHTFLDGQLKQHLYIFDDEGGTVYHDLLQSDIQKLQPEAFVVHDNKLIYLKNRSVLIVLNLQNTVL; from the coding sequence ATGACAAAGTTGCTACCATTCATCCAACATCAGTGTAAATGGCCCGTGTGGCGTATCGAGATTGACGGGCCGGGTAATATTATATTTCTGGAAGTACGCAATAGCGGGGATAAATTGGTTTCATTTACATCAATCAACCTGGATAGCGGCATCGTAAACTTTGAAGGTCTTACTACTCCCGAGCGATGGCTTACCGGTATCGAGACCGCGTTTGACGGAGTACTTGTTTTGCATAATTATCAATCAGAAAAAGGCCCGGCACACAAGGGATTAACAGCTATTGACGGGCTGTCCGGAAAAACCTTATGGAGCAATTACACCCTGGCATTTGATCATCTCTCGGCAACTGGACCGGTAGTTTACAATACTCAAATACAGCCCCCAAAGCTCGTTCTGGCCGATATCAAAACCGGGGGAATAGTAAGAACCTACCAGCCTGTTATTGATGTGGGCTTCAACAACCATATTTTAAGCCCGCAGGTGTTACCGGCACAAGCATTTAAAAGTTTGCCCCCCGGTGTTGACGCCTACGGAAATACCGTGGATTACCTTGAGCACAATAATTTTAGAATTGTATCTTTGCACACGTTTTTGGACGGGCAACTTAAACAGCACCTTTATATTTTTGACGATGAGGGTGGTACTGTTTATCACGATTTGTTGCAAAGCGATATACAAAAATTGCAGCCCGAGGCGTTTGTAGTACATGATAATAAACTGATCTACCTTAAAAACAGGTCGGTGTTAATAGTTTTAAATTTACAAAATACTGTATTATAA
- a CDS encoding Dps family protein, producing the protein MNAEQISLEETKVKPVVDHLNDLLANYHIHYQKLRGCHWNVKGPSFFTLHLKFEELYTAALLTIDELAERILSLGKPPYSTFKDYIETAQIKEIQTIGLKDTLMVKAIIDDLAALIAKEREILDITAEAGDDGTNDMVNRFMQFNEKNTWMLRSFVNED; encoded by the coding sequence ATGAATGCTGAACAAATTAGCTTAGAAGAAACAAAAGTAAAGCCGGTTGTCGACCATTTGAACGATCTTTTGGCAAACTACCACATCCATTACCAAAAACTGCGCGGATGCCATTGGAATGTAAAAGGGCCAAGTTTTTTTACATTGCACCTTAAATTTGAGGAGTTGTATACCGCTGCTTTATTAACCATTGATGAACTGGCCGAAAGGATCCTGTCGTTAGGTAAACCACCGTATAGTACGTTTAAAGACTATATCGAAACCGCCCAAATTAAAGAAATTCAAACCATTGGTTTAAAGGATACCCTAATGGTAAAGGCCATTATTGACGACCTTGCCGCCCTGATAGCCAAAGAAAGGGAGATCCTGGATATTACAGCGGAAGCCGGCGATGACGGTACCAACGATATGGTGAACCGCTTTATGCAGTTTAATGAAAAAAATACCTGGATGCTGCGTTCATTTGTTAACGAGGATTAA
- a CDS encoding transposase — MTKSKRKVIRYSISFKQKVVNEIEQEGLQISEANRRYGIGGAETINKWLKELGKQHLLNTVIRVETKDEKDRLLELEKEVKKLKLALADAYLSRDCAEEVIRQAGKLYGTDLKKKFGTAASDSSGSDTR, encoded by the coding sequence ATGACAAAAAGTAAGCGAAAAGTAATTCGGTACAGTATTAGCTTTAAACAAAAAGTAGTCAATGAGATTGAACAGGAGGGTCTGCAGATCTCAGAAGCAAATCGTCGTTATGGCATAGGTGGGGCAGAGACGATAAACAAATGGCTTAAAGAATTAGGGAAACAACATTTATTAAATACGGTAATTAGAGTGGAAACGAAAGATGAGAAAGACCGGCTGTTGGAGTTAGAGAAAGAGGTCAAGAAGTTAAAATTAGCTTTGGCAGATGCCTATTTGTCAAGAGATTGCGCAGAGGAAGTGATCAGGCAGGCAGGTAAACTATACGGGACAGATTTAAAAAAAAAGTTTGGCACAGCAGCATCGGATTCCTCCGGAAGCGATACGCGCTAA
- a CDS encoding IS3 family transposase — MGFLRKRYALSELCSYFEVSRSGYYKAVESADKKLLNEQLVLSLIHDVRRRHPRIGGKKLYSVLKGDLKQAGIKLGRDKFFELLARNGLLVKRRRKYISTTDSYHRFRVYRNLLKDKLLHKAHQGWVSDITYIRTKDDFVYLFLITDAYSRKIVGWHLSDSLKIKGAINALKMAIRQCPDTKDLIHHSDRGIQYCSKDYVKLLKKAKIKISMTEANHCYENATAERINGILKQEYGLDEAFTSEGNAVKAVKEAIWSYNTDRPHWSLNLATPQQVHIAA, encoded by the coding sequence ATCGGATTCCTCCGGAAGCGATACGCGCTAAGTGAGCTATGTAGCTATTTCGAAGTAAGCAGGAGTGGTTATTATAAAGCCGTAGAGTCAGCGGATAAGAAACTGTTAAATGAGCAGTTGGTATTGTCGCTTATACATGATGTACGTAGGCGTCACCCGCGTATAGGAGGCAAGAAGTTGTACTCCGTTTTAAAGGGTGATCTGAAGCAAGCGGGAATAAAGCTTGGCCGGGATAAGTTCTTTGAGTTGTTGGCGCGGAACGGTTTATTGGTAAAGAGGCGTCGTAAATATATCTCAACGACAGATTCTTACCATCGTTTTAGGGTATACAGGAACTTGTTGAAAGATAAACTGCTGCATAAGGCGCACCAGGGTTGGGTTTCGGATATTACCTATATCCGAACAAAGGATGACTTTGTGTATCTGTTCCTGATCACAGATGCCTACTCACGGAAGATCGTGGGCTGGCATTTATCGGATAGTTTAAAGATAAAAGGAGCTATTAATGCTTTGAAAATGGCCATCAGGCAATGCCCGGATACCAAAGACCTGATTCATCATTCAGATCGCGGAATTCAGTATTGCAGTAAGGATTATGTAAAGCTGCTGAAGAAGGCCAAAATAAAGATCAGCATGACTGAGGCGAACCATTGTTATGAAAATGCTACAGCCGAGCGGATAAACGGCATTCTAAAGCAGGAATATGGCTTAGATGAAGCTTTTACATCTGAGGGCAATGCGGTAAAGGCAGTAAAAGAAGCGATATGGTCGTATAATACGGACCGGCCACACTGGTCACTGAATTTAGCAACCCCGCAGCAGGTGCATATTGCTGCTTAA
- a CDS encoding DUF6855 family protein: MKEQIDTKENPLALKTPPLSSEYTMYTDVKDGKEVLVCTVGKTVLLYDYRCLEDLHTMLKQHGDWMELGSADEQKPAKESTVEAWGRSSENPVGGWYGLKKGLRGRFGMYIPPLMEALGVAEITHEAKGNKMRAK; encoded by the coding sequence ATGAAAGAACAAATTGACACTAAGGAAAACCCGTTAGCCCTTAAAACACCGCCGCTATCATCAGAATATACTATGTACACCGATGTAAAAGATGGTAAAGAAGTTTTGGTGTGCACCGTTGGCAAAACGGTGTTACTGTATGATTACCGTTGCCTTGAAGATTTGCACACAATGCTTAAGCAACACGGCGACTGGATGGAACTGGGAAGTGCCGACGAGCAAAAGCCGGCCAAAGAAAGCACTGTTGAAGCATGGGGACGATCCTCCGAAAATCCTGTTGGTGGCTGGTATGGGCTCAAGAAAGGTTTACGTGGCCGTTTTGGCATGTATATACCACCATTAATGGAAGCACTGGGAGTTGCAGAGATAACGCATGAGGCAAAAGGGAATAAAATGCGGGCAAAATAA
- a CDS encoding DUF4272 domain-containing protein gives MINKSSIDRKKAIEKRLSDHGIGDIKIQYLPYLDFDPESFAKPFDVGCRIIILYAVSIAAQHEKHRQKIMNWLKAEGLWEYVSERETKLFEGKVTDRKALVNFSWQIEAAYVLAWSLGLVTKLSVSCQPIDDEEFNEFDTVVPLAGEPLNDFLTKLHYIDETTIIDENLFNELVTTYLRDIYFNGNPNTSTVDRVVSFERHKALNWLRRFSGIEEWDETDTST, from the coding sequence ATGATAAACAAATCGTCCATTGATAGAAAAAAAGCAATTGAAAAACGATTGAGCGATCATGGCATAGGTGATATCAAAATACAGTACCTGCCTTATCTTGATTTTGATCCTGAAAGCTTTGCAAAACCTTTTGACGTTGGCTGCCGGATTATCATTTTGTATGCAGTTTCGATTGCAGCACAGCATGAAAAACATCGTCAAAAAATCATGAACTGGTTAAAAGCTGAGGGCCTATGGGAATATGTTAGTGAACGGGAAACAAAATTGTTTGAAGGAAAAGTTACAGACAGAAAAGCACTGGTAAATTTTTCATGGCAAATAGAAGCGGCTTACGTATTGGCCTGGTCACTTGGATTAGTTACAAAACTTTCGGTTTCATGCCAGCCCATAGACGACGAGGAATTTAATGAATTTGATACCGTTGTTCCTTTGGCTGGCGAGCCTTTAAATGATTTTTTAACAAAACTGCATTATATCGACGAAACAACCATCATCGACGAAAACCTTTTTAATGAATTGGTTACCACTTACCTGAGAGATATTTATTTTAACGGCAACCCAAACACATCGACGGTAGACCGTGTCGTTTCTTTCGAAAGGCATAAAGCGCTGAACTGGCTTCGCCGCTTCTCCGGAATTGAAGAGTGGGACGAAACAGATACCTCAACCTAA
- a CDS encoding helix-turn-helix domain-containing protein — MQAITIDEFYKQVGKNDTESLLPAGINKEIGHFNIFNLEELIPRFKDNPGHMPYNRRAYYKISLVRGKNIAEYADKVIHIEKNALLFATPKIPYNWVPQDTDQAGYFCIFTGDFLIQSKSGAVLDELPIFRPGGYPVFQVTDAQANELELMFKKMQQEISSNYLFKYDLIRNYVMEVIHYGQKLEPLTTYNSAHNASARVSSLFIELLERQFPIASPQQKITLRTARDYADRLAVHSNHLNKVLKENTGKTTTEHITNRLIQEAKILLKQTDWNISEIAYSLGFEQLSHFSNFFKKQTSLSPIEIRAKIV, encoded by the coding sequence ATGCAAGCCATCACTATCGACGAATTTTATAAACAGGTAGGTAAAAACGATACAGAGTCGCTGTTACCGGCCGGCATCAATAAAGAAATAGGACATTTCAATATATTCAACCTGGAAGAACTCATTCCTCGTTTTAAAGACAACCCCGGGCATATGCCCTACAACCGCAGGGCTTACTACAAAATAAGCCTGGTGAGGGGGAAAAACATTGCGGAGTATGCTGATAAGGTGATCCACATCGAAAAAAATGCTTTGCTTTTTGCTACGCCTAAAATACCCTATAACTGGGTACCGCAGGATACGGACCAGGCCGGATATTTCTGTATTTTTACCGGCGATTTTTTAATACAATCAAAAAGCGGTGCCGTGTTAGATGAACTCCCCATCTTTCGCCCGGGAGGCTACCCGGTTTTCCAGGTTACCGATGCGCAGGCAAACGAACTGGAGCTGATGTTTAAAAAAATGCAGCAGGAAATAAGCTCCAATTATTTGTTTAAGTATGATCTTATCCGCAATTATGTAATGGAGGTAATTCATTACGGCCAAAAGCTGGAGCCCCTAACCACCTACAACAGTGCGCATAATGCATCGGCCAGGGTATCATCCCTGTTTATCGAGTTGCTGGAAAGGCAATTCCCGATAGCATCTCCGCAGCAAAAAATAACATTACGAACTGCGCGCGATTATGCCGACCGCCTGGCCGTGCACAGTAACCATCTTAATAAAGTTTTAAAAGAAAATACCGGCAAAACCACAACCGAGCATATTACCAACCGACTTATCCAGGAAGCCAAAATACTGCTTAAACAAACCGATTGGAACATATCAGAAATTGCCTACAGCCTGGGATTTGAACAGCTATCGCACTTTTCAAACTTCTTTAAAAAACAAACATCACTATCACCAATTGAAATACGGGCAAAAATTGTTTGA
- a CDS encoding DUF695 domain-containing protein, which yields MSFLKNIFKGGEQPVRSYADFWTWFQKNEKAFFRIVKEKRDIHKDFFDKLSPKLNELKDGFYFLTGIFDEHTVELVLTADGAVKNIPFVEELVKAAPQINGWKFTALKPALDITNVYIKMDGYKFADENIHFYANNSNEFPDEIDITVLHDDLTQKNKDTIINGIYIFLDNFIGELNFATTIDNMNVIGKSEAEKELVPIAKLKDFLKWREKEFIEKYEGVRHNTENDTYSGLEATLNSGNPVVAIINTDLLNWDSKASHPWIMSVEIKYGGTANNGMPDNKTYQLLDDIEKDILHELKDFDGYLNIGRQTAENTRDIYFACKDFRKPSIVAYSIVQKYSGQVDITYDVYKDKYWQSFERFR from the coding sequence ATGAGTTTTCTAAAGAATATATTTAAAGGTGGCGAACAACCTGTTAGGTCGTACGCAGATTTTTGGACTTGGTTTCAAAAAAATGAAAAGGCTTTTTTCAGAATAGTTAAAGAAAAGAGGGATATCCACAAAGATTTTTTCGACAAACTTTCGCCAAAGCTTAACGAGCTAAAAGATGGATTTTATTTTTTAACCGGCATATTTGATGAGCATACCGTCGAACTTGTTTTGACTGCCGATGGCGCTGTCAAAAACATTCCCTTTGTAGAAGAACTTGTTAAAGCCGCCCCCCAAATAAATGGTTGGAAGTTTACCGCACTGAAACCTGCTTTAGACATTACAAACGTATATATCAAAATGGACGGCTATAAATTTGCAGATGAAAACATCCATTTTTATGCAAACAATTCGAATGAGTTCCCTGATGAAATAGACATCACCGTTTTACATGACGACCTTACCCAAAAAAATAAAGACACCATCATCAATGGGATATACATTTTCCTTGACAATTTCATTGGCGAACTAAATTTTGCAACCACCATAGATAATATGAATGTTATAGGTAAAAGCGAGGCAGAAAAAGAATTAGTACCAATAGCGAAACTAAAAGATTTTTTAAAATGGCGCGAAAAAGAATTTATTGAAAAGTACGAAGGCGTAAGGCACAACACAGAAAATGACACTTATTCGGGGCTTGAAGCAACCCTGAACAGCGGCAATCCCGTGGTGGCTATCATTAACACCGATTTACTCAACTGGGACAGCAAGGCATCTCACCCCTGGATTATGAGTGTGGAAATTAAATATGGCGGTACAGCCAATAACGGCATGCCCGACAACAAAACCTATCAACTGTTGGATGATATTGAAAAGGATATACTTCATGAATTGAAAGACTTCGACGGTTACCTGAACATTGGCCGCCAAACTGCAGAAAACACCCGCGATATATATTTTGCCTGCAAAGATTTCAGAAAACCATCCATTGTAGCTTATAGTATTGTACAAAAGTATTCCGGCCAGGTTGATATAACATATGATGTTTATAAAGACAAATACTGGCAATCATTCGAGCGGTTTAGATAG
- a CDS encoding SRPBCC family protein, translating into METAAKTTITVEATINAPIEKVWESWTKPEHITQWCHASDDWHAPYADNDAQTGGKFKTTMAAKDGSFSFDFEGVYSNVAQYSLIEYGLGDGRKVRIEFIGDGDTTKVTETFDPETQNPIEMQRGGWQAILDNFKKYTETSL; encoded by the coding sequence ATGGAAACAGCAGCTAAAACAACTATCACCGTAGAAGCCACCATAAACGCGCCTATAGAAAAAGTTTGGGAATCGTGGACTAAACCGGAGCATATTACCCAATGGTGCCATGCATCAGACGATTGGCACGCGCCTTATGCTGATAACGATGCGCAAACAGGCGGCAAGTTTAAAACAACCATGGCTGCAAAAGATGGAAGTTTCAGTTTTGATTTTGAAGGTGTTTACAGTAACGTAGCGCAATATAGCCTGATAGAATATGGGCTTGGTGATGGCCGGAAAGTAAGAATTGAGTTTATTGGCGATGGCGACACCACTAAGGTAACGGAAACATTTGACCCCGAAACGCAAAATCCTATTGAAATGCAAAGGGGAGGCTGGCAGGCTATCCTGGATAATTTCAAAAAATATACTGAAACCAGTCTTTAA